The proteins below come from a single Drosophila teissieri strain GT53w chromosome 3L, Prin_Dtei_1.1, whole genome shotgun sequence genomic window:
- the LOC122618619 gene encoding H2.0-like homeobox protein, whose amino-acid sequence MEAKVHRQHQRHRRTEARQRRLEREAVATGAAVPPPTTPERAEALDCATALNEGVASADPGGSGGTPSSAGRISAQSSADSIELVGSPSQTSQQTVVLVNGHAPPGQEEGEEESPLGAGFTRDSPPPPKQSDGSRNSSGDAMSLRETLQQLPATHHHRSRRTHSPADPDASFHRGILGYMDRELKQSSPTPSAPAGSGNGTSTGASRKQQSLSDPQASPAQRSLRSRSSFDKSPRRKRSKSESRRRRERKLIAAGEMEVRQANETLMRYLKQCSDMHDASLSGELEIDQSLEERRVHRKTKSQRDKRGQLISKLYSAGGISSILKELADDIAPPEGEEIYNPFTPVVSPTDDAPAHIDKMFLQTSSGYRPVEHSYYKRSFLGAAVRGSAGISASGGGGGCGGGVGGGGGRLDGISAAELGGAGRLFRSSGSHAHGGAGMGRNGGSLGSGRGSYGDTRCLLDSDFNSNGITSNIQLACVVQRIWLLISNICHGLLAGLALAHLLFVLSSHPMDWAKVINGMSLAGETVSSTAQPPAASTPLGIDLDSGDRGTPSGESSSSSAAASGLALISDYAGFAEIYLNTFYCLAIICLVSVFDRMDICRWSFSNASELISFRWLIITMIYVATIILTICSDSIDEKLYLFNNNANITLTQQEMLSNSVQSVWSSLSVTRSIAAISGWIMIGLTPQEDMLYEHLVDLTKYQLTNN is encoded by the exons ATGGAGGCGAAGGTGCACCGCCAGCATCAGCGGCATCGCCGCACAGAGGCCCGACAGCGGCGCCTGGAACGGGAGGCGGTGGCTACGGGAGCGGCAGTTCCACCGCCCACCACGCCCGAGCGGGCAGAGGCCTTGGACTGTGCCACAGCCCTAAACGAGGGCGTGGCATCGGCGGACCCGGGCGGCAGCGGCGGTACACCAAGCAGTGCGGGTCGCATCAGTGCCCAGAGCTCGGCGGACAGCATTGAGCTGGTGGGTTCGCCCAGCCAGACATCGCAGCAAACGGTGGTGCTGGTCAATGGACACGCCCCGCCGGGCcaggaggagggggaggaggagtCGCCACTGGGCGCTGGCTTCACTCGGGATTCTCCGCCGCCGCCCAAGCAGAGCGATGGGAGTCGCAACTCTTCCGGCGACGCGATGAGTCTGCGGGAGACCCTGCAGCAACTACCGGCCACCCATCACCATCGGTCCAGGCGTACTCACTCCCCTGCTGATCCGGATGCGTCCTTTCATCGAGGCATTCTTGGATACATGGACCGGGAGCTCAAGCAGAGCTCTCCCACGCCCTCCGCCCCCgccggaagcggaaacggaactAGCACGGGCGCATCGCGGAAGCAGCAGTCGCTGTCCGACCCACAGGCCAGTCCCGCCCAGCGATCCCTGCGCTCGAGGAGCAGCTTCGACAAGAGCCCGCGGCGCAAGAGGAGCAAGTCGGAGTCCCGGCGGAGACGCGAACGGAAGCTAATAGCCGCCGGGGAAATGGAGGTCCGGCAGGCGAACGAAACCCTGATGCGGTACCTCAAACAGTGCTCTGACATGCACGACGCCTCGCTCTCCGGCGAACTCGAGATCGACCAGAGCCTCGAGGAGAGACGCGTCCACCGGAAGACCAAGTCGCAAAGGGACAAGCGCGGTCAGCTTATCT CCAAATTGTACTCGGCAGGCGGGATATCCTCGATTCTAAAGGAGTTGGCCGACGACATAGCTCCTCCCGAGGGCGAGGAGATCTACAACCCATTCACGCCGGTCGTCTCGCCTACGGACGATGCGCCCGCGCACATCGACAAGATGTTCCTGCAGACGTCATCCGGATATCGACCGGTGGAGCACAGCTACTACAAGCGCTCCTTCCTGGGCGCAGCTGTTCGCGGATCCGCCGGAATTTCGGCAtccggcggcggaggaggatgtGGTGGTGGggtaggaggaggaggaggtcgCCTCGATGGCATCTCGGCTGCGGAGCTTGGAGGCGCCGGTCGCCTCTTCCGCTCTAGcggcagccacgcccacggcgGCGCCGGAATGGGCAGGAATGGCGGAAGCTTaggaagtgggcgtggcagctacGGTGATACCCGCTGTCTGCTGGATTCCGACTTTAATAG CAATGGGATCACCAGCAACATACAACTAGCCTGTGTAGTTCAACGAATCTGGCTGCTCATCTCGAATATATGCCACGGCTTGCTAGCCGGTCTAGCTCTGGCCCACCTACTCTTCGTGCTGAGCAGCCACCCCATGGACTGGGCCAAGGTCATCAATGGCATGAGTCTTGCGGGCGAGACGGTGTCATCAACGGCCCAACCCCCAGCCGCATCGACGCCATTGGGAATAGACCTCGATTCTGGCGATCGAGGAACGCCGTCGGGTgaatcctcatcctcatccgcagcagcatccgGACTAGCCCTGATAAGTGATTACGCCGGATTTGCGGAGATCTACTTGAATACCTTCTACTGCTTGGCCATAATCTGTCTGGTTTCCGTTTTCGATCG GATGGACATCTGTCGCTGGAGCTTCTCGAATGCCAGCGAACTGATCTCGTTTCGGTGGCTTATCATCACCATGATCTATGTGGCGACAATAATCCTAACTATTTGCTCCGATTCCATCGACGAGAAGCTGTACCTGTtcaacaacaatgccaacatTACGCTGACGCAACAGGAGATG CTGAGCAACAGTGTGCAGAGCGTGTGGAGCAGTCTGTCGGTGACGAGGAGCATTGCCGCCATATCTGGGTGGATTATGATCGGACTGACGCCGCAGGAGGATATGCTGTATGAGCACCTGGTGGACCTCACCAAATATCAGTTGacaaataattga